The following coding sequences lie in one Kryptolebias marmoratus isolate JLee-2015 linkage group LG5, ASM164957v2, whole genome shotgun sequence genomic window:
- the hey1 gene encoding hairy/enhancer-of-split related with YRPW motif protein 1, producing MKRNHDFSSSDSELDETIEVEKESADENGNMSSPLRSMSPTTSTQVQARKRRRGIIEKRRRDRINNSLSELRRLVPSAYEKQGSAKLEKAEILQMTVDHLKMLHAAGGKGYFDAHALAMDYRGLGFRECLAETARYLSIIEGLDSTDPLRIRLVSHLNSYASQREAHSGLSHLAWGSAFGSPPAPLTHPLLLQHQPAPAPLGPLPRSTTSSPPNPLSSASSPSSSSSSASSSSSSLAAETHAQGPRRSSGSATLHSEQGPLRVPSTTAPSAVLHPALVPSPASKLSSPLLSSLSAFPFAFSAFPIISPASAISPPAQTSSVGKPYRPWGMEIGAF from the exons ATGAAGAGGAACCACGACTTCAGCTCCTCGGACAGCGAGCTGGATGAAACCATCGAGGTGGAGAAGGAAAGCGCGGATGAGAACGG gAATATGAGCTCCCCTCTGCGCTCCATGTCTCCAACAACATCCACTCAGGTGCAGGCGAGGAAAAGACGCAGAGGA ATTATTGAGAAACGGCGGCGGGACAGGATAAACAACAGCCTCAGTGAGCTCCGCAGGCTGGTCCCCAGCGCCTATGAGAAACAG GGATCAGCCAAGCTGGAGAAAGCAGAGATTCTGCAGATGACTGTGGATCATCTGAAGATGCTTCATGCTGCAGGAGGCAAAG GTTACTTTGACGCCCATGCCCTGGCGATGGACTACCGTGGTCTGGGTTTCAGGGAGTGCCTGGCAGAAACAGCCCGCTACCTGAGCATCATCGAGGGCCTGGACAGCACAGACCCTCTTCGGATCCGTCTGGTGTCCCACCTGAACAGCTACGCCAGTCAGAGAGAGGCTCACTCAGGCCTGAGTCACCTGGCCTGGGGCTCCGCCTTCGGGTCCCCTCCGGCGCCCCTGACGcaccccctcctcctgcagcaccAGCCGGCTCCGGCCCCTTTGGGCCCTCTGCCCCGCAGCACCACCAGCAGCCCCCCGAACCCTCTGTCGTCCGCTTCGtctccgtcctcctcctcctcgtcggcctcgtcctcgtcctcctcgcTGGCCGCAGAGACTCACGCCCAAGGGCCCAGGCGCAGCAGCGGCAGCGCCACCCTTCACTCGGAGCAGGGCCCCCTCCGGGTCCCCTCCACCACAGCCCCTTCCGCCGTCCTCCACCCGGCTCTGGTTCCCTCGCCGGCGTCCAAGCTGTCCTCACCTCTGCTGTCCTCCCTCTCGGCGTTCCCCTTCGCCTTCAGCGCCTTCCCCATCATCTCGCCCGCCTCGGCAATCAGCCCCCCAGCTCAAACCTCCAGCGTGGGCAAACCCTACAGACCCTGGGGCATGGAGATCGGAGCTTTCTGa
- the stmn2b gene encoding stathmin-2b isoform X2 gives MAKTAIAYKEKMKEISVLSLICSCLYPETRKNILGDFEDMDIKPLNKRASGQAFEVILKPPSPVSDVAHCITSPPKRDISLEDIQKKLEAAEDRRRSQEAQILRILAEKREHEREVLLKAMEENSNFSRMAEEKLQLKMEQIEENRQAYLAAMMERLQEKEKHAQEVRRNKELREELLP, from the exons CTTACAAAGAGAAGATGAAGGAGATTTCTGTCCTTTCGCTTATCTGCTCCTGTCTGTACCCCGAGACCCGCAAAAACATCCTGGGTGATTTTGAAG ATATGGACATCAAGCCACTTAACAAGCGGGCCTCGGGCCAGGCCTTTGAGGTCATCCTGAAGCCGCCCTCCCCTGTGTCTGATGTGGCGCACTGCATCACCAGCCCCCCGAAGAGGGACATCTCCCTGGAGGACATCCAGAAGAAGCTGGAGGCAGCTGAGGACAGAAGGAGA tccCAGGAGGCGCAGATTCTCCGGATCCTGGCTGAGAAACGGGAGCACGAGCGCGAGGTGCTGCTGAAGGCCATGGAGGAGAACAGCAACTTCAGCCGCATGGCCGAGGAGAAGCTTCAGCTGAAGATGGAGCAGATCGAGGAGAACCGGCAGGCCTACCTGGCTGCCATGATGGAGCGCCTGCAGGAGAAG GAGAAGCACGCTCAGGAGGTGCGCAGGAACAAGGAGCTGAGAGAAGAGCTGTTGCCGTGA
- the stmn2b gene encoding stathmin-2b isoform X1 gives MKEISVLSLICSCLYPETRKNILGDFEDMDIKPLNKRASGQAFEVILKPPSPVSDVAHCITSPPKRDISLEDIQKKLEAAEDRRRSQEAQILRILAEKREHEREVLLKAMEENSNFSRMAEEKLQLKMEQIEENRQAYLAAMMERLQEKEKHAQEVRRNKELREELLP, from the exons ATGAAGGAGATTTCTGTCCTTTCGCTTATCTGCTCCTGTCTGTACCCCGAGACCCGCAAAAACATCCTGGGTGATTTTGAAG ATATGGACATCAAGCCACTTAACAAGCGGGCCTCGGGCCAGGCCTTTGAGGTCATCCTGAAGCCGCCCTCCCCTGTGTCTGATGTGGCGCACTGCATCACCAGCCCCCCGAAGAGGGACATCTCCCTGGAGGACATCCAGAAGAAGCTGGAGGCAGCTGAGGACAGAAGGAGA tccCAGGAGGCGCAGATTCTCCGGATCCTGGCTGAGAAACGGGAGCACGAGCGCGAGGTGCTGCTGAAGGCCATGGAGGAGAACAGCAACTTCAGCCGCATGGCCGAGGAGAAGCTTCAGCTGAAGATGGAGCAGATCGAGGAGAACCGGCAGGCCTACCTGGCTGCCATGATGGAGCGCCTGCAGGAGAAG GAGAAGCACGCTCAGGAGGTGCGCAGGAACAAGGAGCTGAGAGAAGAGCTGTTGCCGTGA